The Rhineura floridana isolate rRhiFlo1 chromosome 8, rRhiFlo1.hap2, whole genome shotgun sequence genome includes a region encoding these proteins:
- the CAV2 gene encoding caveolin-2 isoform X2 produces MGLEKEKADTKIFMDEDGFNRSSSPVFSDAENSLEKTPDRDPHGINTHLQLGFEDVIAEPASTHSFDRVWICSHALFEISKYLIYKLLTLFLAIPLALVAGILFAVLSCLHICWESEAKEITCLEPSGKVDSDMALPVRVLQCLLCM; encoded by the exons ATGGGGCTGGAGAAGGAGAAAGCGGACACCAAGATCTTCATGGATGAAGACGGCTTCAACCGAAGTAGCAGCCCCGTCTTCTCCGACGCGGAGAACAGCTTGGAGAAAACCCCTGACAGGGATCCACACGGGATTAATACccatctgcag CTGGGATTTGAGGATGTGATAGCAGAGCCTGCATCTACTCACTCTTTTGATAGAGTTTGGATCTGCAGCCATGCACTCTTTGAGATCAGCAAATACCTTATCTATAAGCTCCTGACGCTTTTCCTTGCGATCCCCCTTGCCCTGGTTGCAGGAATTCTCTTTGCTGTGCTCAGCTGCCTGCACATCTG CTGGGAATCTGAGGCAAAAGAGATAACTTGCCTGGAGCCATCAGGTAAGGTTGATTCTGACATGGCCCTACCAGTCAGAGTGCTACAGTGTTTGTTGTGCATGTGA
- the CAV2 gene encoding caveolin-2 isoform X1 has protein sequence MGLEKEKADTKIFMDEDGFNRSSSPVFSDAENSLEKTPDRDPHGINTHLQLGFEDVIAEPASTHSFDRVWICSHALFEISKYLIYKLLTLFLAIPLALVAGILFAVLSCLHIWIVVPFTKSCLMVLPSVQAVWKSVMDVFVAPLCRSIGRCFTAINIRIDQE, from the exons ATGGGGCTGGAGAAGGAGAAAGCGGACACCAAGATCTTCATGGATGAAGACGGCTTCAACCGAAGTAGCAGCCCCGTCTTCTCCGACGCGGAGAACAGCTTGGAGAAAACCCCTGACAGGGATCCACACGGGATTAATACccatctgcag CTGGGATTTGAGGATGTGATAGCAGAGCCTGCATCTACTCACTCTTTTGATAGAGTTTGGATCTGCAGCCATGCACTCTTTGAGATCAGCAAATACCTTATCTATAAGCTCCTGACGCTTTTCCTTGCGATCCCCCTTGCCCTGGTTGCAGGAATTCTCTTTGCTGTGCTCAGCTGCCTGCACATCTG gATTGTGGTGCCTTTCACAAAGTCTTGCCTTATGGTCTTGCCTTCTGTGCAGGCTGTATGGAAGAGCGTGATGGATGTTTTTGTTGCACCATTGTGTCGCAGCATAGGAAGGTGCTTTACAGCAATCAACATACGCATTGACCAAGAGTGA